The Gasterosteus aculeatus chromosome 17, fGasAcu3.hap1.1, whole genome shotgun sequence genome includes a window with the following:
- the mapk14b gene encoding mitogen-activated protein kinase 14B isoform X2, protein MSQKERPTFYRQELNKTAWEVPERYQNLSPVGSGAYGSVCSVYDVKTGLKIAVKKLSRPFQSIIHAKRTYRELRLLKHMKHENVIGLLDVFSPATSLEEFNDVYLVTHLMGADLNNIVKCQKLTDDHVQFLIYQILRGLKYIHSADIIHRDLKPSNLAVNEDCELKILDFGLARHTDDEMTGYVATRWYRAPEIMLNWMHYNMTVDIWSVGCIMAELLTGQTLFPGTDHIDQLKLIMMLIGTPGPELLMKISSESARNYINSLPHMPKRNFADVFIGANPLAVDLLEKMLVLDTDKRITASEALAHPYFAQYHDPDDEPEAEPYDQSFESRELEIEEWKRLTYEEVISFEPPLFDGDEMES, encoded by the exons ATGTCGCAGAAGGAGAGACCTACCTTCTACCGTCAGGAGCTCAACAAAACCGCGTGGGAGGTTCCGGAGCGCTACCAGAACTTATCTCCCGTGGGCTCCGGTGCGTACGGATCCGTATG CTCGGTGTACGACGTGAAGACGGGCCTGAAGATAGCGGTGAAGAAGTTGTCCAGGCCCTTCCAGTCCATCATCCACGCAAAGAGAACCTACAGAGAGTTGCGGCTGCTCAAACACATGAAGCACGAGAAT GTGATTGGTCTATTGGACGTTTTCTCACCAGCAACAAGCTTGGAGGAGTTCAATGATGT GTACTTGGTGACCCACCTAATGGGAGCAGATCTCAACAATATCGTCAAATGTCAAAAGCTGACAGATGACCACGTTCAGTTCCTCATCTACCAGATTCTCAGAGGCTTAAAG TACATCCATTCAGCAGATATCATCCACAGA GACTTGAAGCCGAGTAATCTCGCCGTGAATGAAGACTGTGAGCTCAAG ATCCTGGACTTTGGTTTGGCGCGGCACACAGACGACGAGATGACGGGCTACGTAGCCACCCGGTGGTACCGTGCCCCGGAGATTATGCTCAACTGGATGCATTACAACATGACAG TCGATATCTGGTCGGTGGGCTGCATCATGGCTGAACTACTTACTGGACAGACGCTCTTCCCTGGCACAGACC ACATTGATCAATTGAAGCTTATAATGATGCTCATCGGAACCCCAGGGCCCGAGCTCTTGATGAAAATCTCTTCAGAGTCT GCGAGGAATTACATCAACTCACTTCCCCACATGCCCAAGAGGAACTTTGCTGATGTGTTTATTGGCGCTAACCCTCTCG CCGTGGACTTGCTGGAGAAAATGTTGGTGCTGGACACAGACAAACGTATCACGGCGTCTGAGGCTCTAGCCCACCCATACTTTGCCCAGTACCACGACCCGGACGATGAGCCCGAAGCAGAGCCGTACGACCAGAGCTTCGAAAGCCGCGAACTGGAAATTGAGGAATGGAAGA GGTTAACCTATGAGGAGGTAATCAGTTTCGAGCCGCCGTTGTTCGATGGTGACGAGATGGAATCTTGA
- the mapk14b gene encoding mitogen-activated protein kinase 14B isoform X1, whose protein sequence is MSQKERPTFYRQELNKTAWEVPERYQNLSPVGSGAYGSVCSVYDVKTGLKIAVKKLSRPFQSIIHAKRTYRELRLLKHMKHENVIGLLDVFSPATSLEEFNDVYLVTHLMGADLNNIVKCQKLTDDHVQFLIYQILRGLKYIHSADIIHRDLKPSNLAVNEDCELKILDFGLARHTDDEMTGYVATRWYRAPEIMLNWMHYNMTVDIWSVGCIMAELLTGQTLFPGTDHINQLQQIMRLTGTPPASLISRMPSHEARNYINSLPHMPKRNFADVFIGANPLAVDLLEKMLVLDTDKRITASEALAHPYFAQYHDPDDEPEAEPYDQSFESRELEIEEWKRLTYEEVISFEPPLFDGDEMES, encoded by the exons ATGTCGCAGAAGGAGAGACCTACCTTCTACCGTCAGGAGCTCAACAAAACCGCGTGGGAGGTTCCGGAGCGCTACCAGAACTTATCTCCCGTGGGCTCCGGTGCGTACGGATCCGTATG CTCGGTGTACGACGTGAAGACGGGCCTGAAGATAGCGGTGAAGAAGTTGTCCAGGCCCTTCCAGTCCATCATCCACGCAAAGAGAACCTACAGAGAGTTGCGGCTGCTCAAACACATGAAGCACGAGAAT GTGATTGGTCTATTGGACGTTTTCTCACCAGCAACAAGCTTGGAGGAGTTCAATGATGT GTACTTGGTGACCCACCTAATGGGAGCAGATCTCAACAATATCGTCAAATGTCAAAAGCTGACAGATGACCACGTTCAGTTCCTCATCTACCAGATTCTCAGAGGCTTAAAG TACATCCATTCAGCAGATATCATCCACAGA GACTTGAAGCCGAGTAATCTCGCCGTGAATGAAGACTGTGAGCTCAAG ATCCTGGACTTTGGTTTGGCGCGGCACACAGACGACGAGATGACGGGCTACGTAGCCACCCGGTGGTACCGTGCCCCGGAGATTATGCTCAACTGGATGCATTACAACATGACAG TCGATATCTGGTCGGTGGGCTGCATCATGGCTGAACTACTTACTGGACAGACGCTCTTCCCTGGCACAGACC ACATaaaccagctgcagcagataaTGCGCCTGACGGGGACGCCCCCAGCTTCCCTCATAAGCAGGATGCCCAGCCACGAG GCGAGGAATTACATCAACTCACTTCCCCACATGCCCAAGAGGAACTTTGCTGATGTGTTTATTGGCGCTAACCCTCTCG CCGTGGACTTGCTGGAGAAAATGTTGGTGCTGGACACAGACAAACGTATCACGGCGTCTGAGGCTCTAGCCCACCCATACTTTGCCCAGTACCACGACCCGGACGATGAGCCCGAAGCAGAGCCGTACGACCAGAGCTTCGAAAGCCGCGAACTGGAAATTGAGGAATGGAAGA GGTTAACCTATGAGGAGGTAATCAGTTTCGAGCCGCCGTTGTTCGATGGTGACGAGATGGAATCTTGA
- the b3galt6 gene encoding beta-1,3-galactosyltransferase 6, which produces MNLLRLVCRHKTALVIGTVCSFAVVLVFLAKCTSETLKQGHQDPPGLAPRAIAVQSNTETHNHADTSKDKSAFLVVLITTGPKYTERRSIIRSTWLAKQESDVLAMFVVGTQGLSGEDLQNLNTEQGRHKDLLLLPNLRDSYENLTLKLLHMYSWLDQNVEFKFVLKADDDTFARLDLLKEELKGKEPNRLYWGFFSGRGRVKTAGKWRESSWELCDYYLPYALGGGYILSADLVRYVHLTAGYFKTWQSEDVSLGAWLAPVDVRRTHDPRFDTEYKSRGCNNKYLVTHKQSLEDMLEKHQTLQRDGRLCKEEVKLRLSYVYDWSVPPSQCCQRKDGIP; this is translated from the coding sequence ATGAATCTGTTACGATTAGTGTGCCGCCACAAGACAGCCCTGGTCATTGGCACTGTGTGCAGCTTTGCCGTGGTTCTGGTCTTCCTGGCTAAATGTACCTCAGAAACCCTGAAACAGGGCCACCAGGATCCTCCAGGCCTAGCCCCCCGTGCCATTGCTGTGCAATCCAACACAGAGACTCATAATCATGCTGACACGTCCAAAGACAAGTCGGCGTTCCTGGTGGTCCTGATTACAACCGGACCCAAGTACACGGAGCGGAGGAGCATCATCCGCAGCACCTGGCTGGCCAAGCAGGAGTCTGATGTTCTGGCTATGTTTGTGGTTGGAACCCAAGGGCTATCCGGTGAGGACCTTCAGAACCTTAACACAGAGCAAGGGCGCCACAAGGACTTGCTCCTACTGCCTAACTTGCGAGATTCTTACGAGAATTTAACACTCAAGCTGCTGCACATGTACTCCTGGCTGGACCAGAATGTGGAGTTCAAGTTTGTCCTCAAAGCAGATGATGACACATTTGCTCGTTTGGACCTCCtcaaggaggagctgaaggggAAAGAGCCCAACAGGTTATACTGGGGCTTCTTCTCTGGGAGAGGGCGAGTGAAAACCGCTGGGAAGTGGCGGGAAAGCTCTTGGGAGCTTTGTGACTACTACCTGCCCTACGCACTGGGCGGGGGCTACATCCTCTCGGCTGACCTGGTCCGTTACGTGCATCTTACTGCGGGCTACTTCAAGACATGGCAGAGTGAGGATGTGTCGCTGGGCGCCTGGCTGGCACCAGTAGATGTTCGGAGGACACATGACCCACGCTTTGACACAGAGTATAAATCGCGTGGTTGCAACAATAAATACTTGGTGACACATAAGCAGAGTCTGGAGGACATGTTGGAAAAACACCAGACTCTGCAGCGTGATGGCAGGCTCTGCAAGGAGGAGGTCAAGCTGCGACTGTCCTATGTGTATGACTGGAGTGTGCCACCTTCACAGTGCTGCCAAAGAAAGGATGGCATtccttga
- the tmem167b gene encoding protein kish-B, producing MTNVYSLDGILVFGLLFVCTCAYLKKVPRINGWLLSEKRGVWGVFYKAAVIGTRLHIAVAISCLATSFYVLFLK from the exons ATGACAAATG TGTACTCTCTCGATGGCATCCTGGTGTTTGGGCTGCTGTTCGTATGCACCTGTGCATACCTCAAGAAAGTGCCTCGTATCAACGGCTGGCTGCTGTCCGAGAAGAGAGGAGTTTGGGGTGTCTTTTACAAAG CTGCGGTAATTGGGACGCGGCTTCACATTGCCGTGGCAATTTCCTGTTTGGCCACGTCTTTCTACGTTCTCTTCTTAAAATGA